A genomic segment from Heterodontus francisci isolate sHetFra1 unplaced genomic scaffold, sHetFra1.hap1 HAP1_SCAFFOLD_58, whole genome shotgun sequence encodes:
- the LOC137365896 gene encoding histone H2B-like: MPEEKKTAAKKGAKKALNKPSAKGGKKWRKSRKESYSIYIYKVMKQVHPDTGISSKAMSIMNSFVNDIFERIAGEASRLAHYNKRSTISSREIQTAVRLLLPGELAKHAMSEGTKAVTKYTSSK, from the coding sequence atgcctgaagagaagaaaacagctgctaagaagggcgccaagaaagccttaaataaaccgtcagcaaagggcggcaagaagtggagaaagtcgaggaaggagagttactccatctacatctacaaagtgatgaagcaggttcaccccgacaccggcatctcctccaaggccatgagcatcatgaactcgtttgtgaacgatattttcgagcgcatcgcgggtgaggcttcccgcctggcccattacaacaagcgcagcaccatcagctcccgggagatccagaccgccgtgcgcctgctgctgcccggggagctggccaagcacgccatgtcggaagggacaaaggcggtgaccaagtataccagctccaagtaa